The DNA segment GGACATAATATCTTTACAGAAGTAGCTCAAATGTGAGAAGCAACATCAAAAGTAGTATACATTAATTTTCTTACAGAGTTTAAAGTATGATTGTGGAAAACAAGTCAGTTTCATGATTTCTTCTGAGATGGTTATGTCTTCTTGGATCTCTGGATCAAGTGCAGACAGTAAAGCCCACTTGACTTACTAGCTTTTAACTAAAACCTTTAGCAAAATTGCAACACAGAGCATGTACTACCATAGAATGTTGATCAAGGACTCAAGGAAGGTTGATCAGGAAACCATCCACTCATCTACCAATCAAatcacccatctacccatctatcttCCATCTGTTTGTCTACTTATTCGTCCATCTATCATCCATGCACCCAACCATTCATTGATCTATCCCATCCTACTATAGACCcttcatttatccatccatctatccatttatccattcatccattcaattttccatccatctatctactcaTTTATCCATCCAAACAACCACTTATCTAACAGAGAGCCTGGGAGTTAGACAAATTCTCTGGCAGGCCATCATATAGGGAGAGATGCCATGGCTAGGTGCTAAAGATGGTGAGCTTCCAAGATGGCttgcttcttcctcaccctcctgacctgagacaaaagcctgacagcttaaaacaaaggccttgtgggctttttcTCCTGCTGATGGACTGGTTCAACAAGTTCAGGCAGGATAAAGACATGTTACACAACAGTTGTAGGCCAATCATCCATCCTACCTTTATTCAAACTGACCAATCCTAAATTAGGGGAAGAAAATTCTTCAGAGACTTTAAAAATACTCAGCCATTGAGAACGGACTGGATTTTGGGTTTCCTGTCCATTATGCTTTAGAGAGGGTTGTTTTCTCTATGTGTCTGTTATATATATGTTTCCTCACCCCCAATAAATGCATTTCAACTGCTGATTCTGTCTGTGCTTATTTGTGGTGGTTAAGATTTCTCTACTGCTACCTGTCATGTTCAAGATTTTTCTTGCCTTTTACTTATTTaactgaaggagaaaatgaacttGATTTAAAAGCCCTAGACTATATCATAATGCCATACCCATCCATAATCAACTCATTCGTTCTATTCATCTGCTCACTCATCCATTCACGtgcccatccattcatccatccacctacccatcttCGCATTCATCTACCCAAGGATTGGCTTATTTGTCTGTTTCTtcacccatctatccattcaccAGTGCACTCATCCACCAACCATTTATTTGGCACCTAATCTATGTAGGAACTATGTATGATAAACAgtagtaaaaaattaaaatcttctgAACTGTCCAGCAGGAATGAGGATGGGGAGGGAGTCCAGATAACATAATGGTGTGGAAATACATCCATGATACTGAATCCAAGCGTCTTCATTCCTGCCCACCCCCCCAATATCCCAGTCTGCAGAGGACATCACTGTTCACAGTATAATGGGCATTTACTTTGAGGGTGTTAGGAAAGACTAATTTTGGTGTCACAAAAAGGAACATATGAACAAAGTGAAAGTAACTCAGCATGGcaatttctttttgcaaaaagGGCGAGTCATGCCCCAGGATAAAGCTAGTGAATAGCAGCACACATGGCCTAGATGACCTCTGTCTTTTATCCCTAACACAACAGGGAGGTTGCCTGTTCCTCACTGGCTGAGGTTCCAATCTTACTGTCTATTGATTGGCTAATTTAGAAAAGTGGCAtgaaaagggaaaatagaattaGCAAATAGGTAGAATTAGTAATGTTTAGAAATTTAAACATTTCAGGAATTTCAGGAAGCCAATTACACCTGATCAAACAAGATTATCTAACAAAGAACTGACAAAAGGGACTCtggaggagaggacagaaaaggaagcagatgTTCAGCCATTAAAGCTGTTGATAAGAGAAATGACTAAAATGTCTTACAAAGTCAAACTCTGAAAAGCAGAATTATTAAACAAAGGTGGGTCTATACAACAAGGTTTATACAGTTATATAGTGCTCTGAAGCCCCATTCCCCACCCCAGTAACCACACATAAGACTCCTTTCTTACTCTTCATTGTCAGTGCTTTCCCATCACTTGTGCATGAGAGAAAGCTGACATGGGAACAGAACCCACTAGTATAAAGGTATATAGAAAAACAGGGCATCTTTCCTAGTATTAGGAACTGAATTGAGACCTCCTCTGAAATTAATGTGTTTAAGCCCTATCTTTAGTATCTCAGAATATAACTATGTAGCCAAACAAGACATTTAAAGTGGTGGTTAAGAAGAAATGAGGTCACTAGGATGACTCAAAATTAATCTGTCTGGTGTCCTTATAAGAACTGGAAATTAGGaaacagacacataatgcaaGCAAATGAGGACACAGTGAGGAGATGGGAGTCTAGATACAAGTTAAGGAGAGAGGCATTGGGAGGAACCAGTCCTTCCTTTGATCTTGCTAGATCTTTCAGCCTCCAAGCCTGGAAAGGGTCAGTGCTTACTATTTACACTATCTAGGATACAGGACATTAAAAAATGTCTCTATTTCGTTtctatttgtacacacacacacacacacacacacacacacacacacacacacacacacacacacacacacacactcagaggacaacttatgggagtttgttctctcctttcactatatGTATTCCAAGGATGAAGTCAGGTCTGCAAGCTTGGTGGCAGGGGccttaccagctgaaccatctcaccagcctctgtGAGACCATTTTTTAATGATAGCCATTGAGAAATCAGATATTGAGCATTTATGGGACTCCCAAATCAGTCATGCAATGCATTTGCAAGAAACAGATCTACTGGTTCTAATAAGCTTGAGGATTCAGCATGAAATCTCTGAGAGCAGTTGGAACCTCTAGGAAAATATCTTCAGaagagggaaggcaggaaggaacaaATGAGATGGGCTGCTCAGGACCAGATGTGATGGAGGGGAGAAAATGTCACTGTATCTGCTAACCTGTGGTCAGGCTACCCAGCTACCATGTATTTCCCCCTTAATCCAGCAGGCTCCAATGATTTCTGATGTCCCATGTacctttatgtttgtttgtttctttattctgagacaaggtcttgaatTTATGAGCTCcctccttagcctcctgagtgctgggattataggcatatgccacatATTCAGCtcccacataattaaaaaaaagatttacaatTATGTACTTTCCTTTCAGCTATAAATACTTGTAATTGTTTCCCTACTACATGGTAAGGTCCTACAGGATCTTTAtacttcacacatacacaaaaaaggtATTACTAGCGGGATATGATTATCTCACCCCTGTTATCCAGAGTGTGTTGAGGTAGCAGGATCAGCAGAGGTTTAATGCCAATCTGTGCTACACAGGGAGTTTCTGGGTAGGAAGTGACaccatatctcaaaaataagaaaaacttaaaattgtaaaaacaaaaaagttatttcTATTTGATTTTGGTGAACAACCAGCAAATAATAATTCCTATGTCAACATTTTTGTGTTATCTCAACAGAATGCAATAAAACACTTTATTTCCAAGTATCAAATAGCAGATTAGCAATCAATTTCTCATAGAGACATGCTTATGTTACTTTAAAACCTGCATAAGGACACTAGGTATCTTTATACCTTTGCATTTTAGACTGTATTATTTTTACTAGTCTTTAACTTCTCAAGCATATTATTTCTTGCTGATCCTCCAGAAACTTATAAATTCCAAAGTTTCAATGGCCTTGCCATTcttcaacacacatacacaccacacacacacacacacacacacacacacacacacacacacacacacacacacacacactgcaattcTGAAAATTGCTAGGTTTATAACTCAAACGCACACTGCTTCTGGAACTAATTTCTTCAGAGTAGTTAAGCAGTCAGTTGAAAGACACAGCCATGATAAATAAAGCAGAgggcccctcctcccttctccctatTCCTGTGAGCTCTGACAGAGCCGTTGACACACAtaatcacatgtgcacacacaccacatgcacattaTAGCTGTCCATGGTGACATTCTCTATACATAGCATCGTGTTGCACCCCCATGCCCTGCACAGCTGGTGCTCAGCACGTGACTGACTCAGAACCCAGGAATAAAGCTCTAATTGTCCTCTTCAGACACTGCTAAATTCTGTAGGCGGATTATTCAGCAGCCTTTCTTACCCATGGGTGCAACAGTTTAGCTATGCAGACTGTTAAGTAATTGCAGGGATTTCTGAGGTAGGCACACAGTCAATCTGGTCACCTTAAAGCCACATAAACATGTGACACTTCTGAATAGGAATAACAACAGTTAGTGTAAAAGCATGTGAAACAAGACACCATTACATAAAGTTCTTGAAAGCATACATCTAAATTTCTGCAATGGAACCCTGAGCTTTGACGTCAGTGTTTCATTTGCAtattatgttagccacatatgatGTATGAGACATTAGGAAAATCTTCACTCAAGAAAGACTGGTGCATGCCGACTTCCATCCTTCCACTGGCCCTCGTAACGCAGGTTTGTACTACATCTGCAGATATATACTCTTCACTTTCCCCTTCCTCAGGAAGGGCAAGATCACACATCTAATTGAATCCATCCTCTGCACAGCTTAATAGTTACATGCTCCCGTCCACAACAATCTGGAATTGATTGTTGCAGGCAACACTGTAAGAGCACAGAtcttgcctctctctttctctctctctggggagtCAAGTGACTTCCATTTTAATGCTTCAAGTTAACTCATTAAATAAACCCAATTTAGAAAGCTTCACCAAAATCCCTTCTGACAATTCTGAGACTATGGCCTACAAACACAGCTGTGTGTCAGATAGTAAAAGTATCTCTTCAGTTAAATGCTTTGTTCAAGGATGTTAAACTGGACATTTATTTTGTCCCCATAAAGCATTTCACTAGAAGAAAAACACAATAGTCATTTTAAGAACACTAAAGGCTATTACTGCCCTGCTTCTCTGGGCAAGGCTGCAGAATTCACAGGCTCTCTCTCCTTCTAACTCTAAGATTTAGTGATGGTGAAAATCACACCCAATTATCAAAACCCAGATTTGTCCTATTAATCTAGCATTCACCTCCCATAAATATGTTCACCTGCAACCCAACTTTTCAGCAACCCCAAATCCACAATTCACCTACCTTGGAGCAGAGCATCCCTCCTCAGCCTGCAGTGTACACTGAAGTGCTTCTTTGTGCCCACCAGAGTCCTCTGCCTGCCTGTTTGGTTCAACAGGCACTTCCTGTGAAGAGCAACACCATGAGACATGGAGTCATCAAGCTGCCTGCATGCCTGAGACGGCTGTTATTATGAAACCCTTCATTTGTGGGTTTGCTTTGTGTGCCTGTCCCACAATGCCTGTGGCAAGGCCTGTTGTCTCAGACTCGAGACCTGGTCACAGGACATGGCGGTTCATCTCCATTAGGCACTTTATTGAGAACAACTGACCTAGGACCCCTGCATCCACTTCAGTGCTAAGCAAGAAAAAGAACTCCTATGTGAGGGCTGTTATCATGTGACACATTGGCtaaaagaaacacaataaaagaCAGCTGGCCACAAATCATTACTGGGAAACCTCACGCTCTAGGACTTGTGGGGGCTGGGATTCTTACTCCTGACTGAGAAGGCATAGAGTTCTTAGAGATCACACTGAACTGTGTGTGAATAAGTAGGAGTgtagcagcagcagaaacaagctCTCCCCAGGTCTGCATGGAGTTTCAGTACCAAAAgccaaaaagcaaacaagcaactATCCTTCCATGTACAACATGGTGGGTATCTTCTAAGAAAACTACTAgtagtttgttttcttaatataaGAAAACGAGACTGTTAATATTGCAACATTTACCCCCACAGAGCAGATACACAGAAAAAGCACATAGAGGGACAGGGAAAGAAGAGGACAGGGAAAGTGACTGAGAGTGGACACTAAAGTACTGATAGATAAGAaaatatagttttttgttttttttttttactggagctgaggactgaacccagggccttgtgcttgctaggcaagtgctctaccactgagataaatctCCAACCCTGAAAATATAGTTTTTTAGAGAACTCAACATTAACTCAAATATCAAAACTGTCACCTGAAAATAGTGCAGGAGggcctgggtatggtggtacacacctgcaattctatcacttgggaggtggaagccagaggattgcaagtttgaggccagcttggtctatagagtgaattccagtcAGCCTGAattatatagtgaaaccctgtttcaaaaaccaaaaacagaaaataaaacaacaaaaaatagctgGAAAACAGCTGAGGGCATAGTTCAAGTAAGATGATAGCCTAATAACAATAAGGCCCTaggttctaatcccagcactacggaGGATGGGGGTGCATTAGTTTAATGCATCACTAAACACATTTTACCAGAGTAATTCTATCATCTTAactactcaggaagcagaagcaagaggatcacaaattcCAAGTTTGTCTGAACTACAGTGATCCtgctgcaaaaaagaaaaaaaaggtaaaaagaatgAGTATAGCTCCATGGTAGACTGCTTGTCTAGAATATGCCAAGTTCAACCCTGGGTACTGGCTGCgagggaaggtgggaggtgagagagagaatatatatagaaaaaataaatagcaaaggacatcaatttttaaatttgattatttttaacaCCACCCCACATCAATATTTAAAAACTGGGTGGGTGGAGTATGCTGGAGAAACGGTTCAGCagagtccttgctgctcttggagaggactggggttcagttcccagcacccacattgggcagttTACAatctcctgtaattccagctccaggggattcatctggcctccatgggcactagcatacatgtggcatgcacacatacatatacatgaaaataaaatctttaaagaaatggcTATTTTATGTTAAGCCTTTAAACAAAGCACCCATTTTCACTTCATTAGATAAAGTGAATGCTTCCTATAGTTTCCCAGCAAGCACCCAGACTTCTTTGCTTAGCATGAGAAGAGAGACAAGCTACTTAATTAAAAGATAGTGAAGTGAAAGTTAGGAAGAGGGAGCTGGGGATGAAAGAGCTGCTTGCACAAATGTGGCACTTAAATGATAGTGCTGGAAGCAATTTCCTTCCCTTATCTTTCAAACTAGAAATAACACTCTTGCACCTTAGTGAGCCATCATATATGCTGGGTGTGTCCTAAGTGTCTGTCCTAAGTGTCTGCAGTGCTCAGTGCAAGCGAGGTCATGGCTTATGGTACACTGCTTACCTGTGAGTAGTGATCTGTGGACGGTGATGACCGGGACCGTTCATGAATGTACTGTGGCTTCTGCTGCTGATCTAGACCAGCATCCAGAATATCATCTGCTGAATGGTACCGCCCAGAACTCCTGGCTTCCAAAGGTTTTCTCTGTTCCTTCCAAGATGCCTGATATTCTGCGAAGGTTCCAAGCCTTCTGGGTGGATTCAATTTCTCAGAGGCCTTTTCTACTTTTCTGTCATCACTGAGGATCTCTCCATAGGAGGTAGCCTGTGACCTCTTCTGGAACCAGGACTCTGTACTCTCACACTCATGGCCCCCTGTCTGTGGCCTCTCAGCCTTCTCTCTTGAGAGCCCACAGACAGCTTGCCTGTGGCTTGGCCTCTGGAGAAGAGATTTGCTTGTTTCCTCGAAAAACTTCCATCTGTCAGCAAATGTACCCACAGTATCCTCAGGTGTCCTGACATTAGGATGAGGACTGTGGTCCCCTGAGAGACCcacttcattcattttctctggcTCAGAATAGGATTTCAGTTTCTGTTCTGCTGTGAACCGTTTCCGGCCTCCAATTCGAAGAATGTGAGACACACCACCTCCAGAAGAGGGTGGCTTGGCCAGACCTGCCTCACAGAGGCGGGGGACAGAgtctgactccccagggaaagaagataaacaagatgCAGCAGTATGGTCACAAGTCCTGTGTTCTGATTGTCCTGAATACTGATCTGCTGGGGTGGGATCTAAATCACGGCGTTGGAAGGAGGTGGCCTTCAGGACTCGTGTCTGGGCCTCCTTCAGGTGCTCTTTAtaggtgctggggaaggaacctTCTGGGACAGCCCCCACATCAGCTCTCCAGTCTCCAGCACAGTCCTCAGCCTCACTGTCTCCAGCCAGTGTCACAGTGCTCTTGCTCTTCTGCAGCTTTGCTCTGCGCATCTGGATCTCATTCCTCAGTGTTGTGGCAAAACGGTCACTCCTTCGTGTGGGTTTACCCATCTGGGTATCAAGCAGTGGTGGCTTCTCATTTCCACAATCCTTACTGTTCTCGGGTCTCCATGTGCCATCTTGGGTCAGAGAGTGCAGCATGGGTGTCCTTTGACGAGAAATTCTTCCACTCTCAGCATCCACCAACTTGAAGTCATCATCAGGACACTGCATTCCAGCTTTCACAGTGTGGCTGGCTTTAGGAGGCTCTTGAATTTCTGAGCAGCAGCCTTCAATCCCTGCATCCAGCTGTTGATACCCCTCTCTTTCATGAGAGGCCAGGGTCTCCTCATGCTGTTGTAGGTGGCACCTCTGGCCCATTGGGCGCAAGAGAGGATATTCAAGGTCCACAGGAGTTGTGTCTGAATGCCAATAGTTACCTCGGGGTATCACAACCTGGGTATTCCCCTGCACAGGCTGCCTGTGGGGCACAGAAAAGTAGTGGCTCCGCCCTCTGTCATCCAGCTTCTGGTTGGTAGAACCAGACCACCTCACTTGAGCAGGGCTGTCATCCTGGGATGGTGCAGGAGGCTCCTGCATACCTCCACCAGGAGTCATATGAGGCAGCTCCCTTGGTGATGAGGGGACCCTTGGGCTCTCATCACTGCACTGCCGTGGGTGGTGGCTTCCATGGTAAGACTTCAGGAAGCGCATATCTGTGCTGGACAGGGAGAAGTGGTGCCTGCCTGGAGCCCCTGAGTGTCCACTTGCTCTATCATCAGAGGATAGCCAATGGCAATCCAGGTGCCCTTCTTGCTGGTAAACCAAACTTCCTATTTCTTTGCCACTGCTTGGGTGTGCCAGCCTCCACTGTCGATCAGTTGTTTCCAGTCTGCGGTCTCCCCGGGGTTGCACTTGGGGCAGTGTGGTAAAGTGCTGCATACTGGCCAAGTCTGAAAATGGAGGGCCCCGTGCCTTTTCATGGCCCCTGGCTGCCACAGCAAAGCTATCACTGCGCAAAGGTGGTgcaagagggggaggagaagaaggggctTTTTTCTTGTCAGGGATATACCAAACCGGTCCAAAATTGGATCTTCCAAAAGTGGTTGTTTTGGGCTCAACATTATCCTCTGGTCTTGGGCTTTTACTGCTGTTACCAAGAACCCTGGGTGTGAAACATGGCCTGTCCTGTAGTCCTTGAGGATCACCTGCAGACTGGCTTTGCCGGCTGTTGCCTGGCCTGGAGGCCTCCCAGAGGCCAACTTTGTAGAGAATGTTCTCAGTGGAAGAGGCATCGGCCTTGGGCAAGGTATGGTCAGGGGTGCTGGAACAGGTAGAAAAGGAGCCATAAGCCGAATCTCGCTTGCTGTGGCCACCCAGGTGGTCAATGCTGCTGTTGGACTTGGCAGATGACAGGTGTCCAGAGGGGTAGAGCTGGGAGCTATGGTCCAGGCTGTCTATGCTGCCCACAGAGCTGAAGTGGTCAGAAGTACGCTGTAGGCTTGTGTGCTCCCAGGAGCCAGACAAATCATGGGAGGAAGAACTTCAACAAGAAAAAGCACAACAAAAGGTTTGCAAACAGCAAGATCTGAGGAAAACAGCATTATAAGTGTAGTTGGTCCTCCACTGAGGGGGACGGGATACTTAACAGTAACTGATTGGGAATTGGGAGGGGAGGTATTTCTGAGGGCACACTGAAAAGACTGTTAACCTTCTGACTGCCTTTTAAAGATCCTTTTCAAAGTTACCACATTTTCTCAATCTAATGCCCACGTTGATGCAAGCAGTGCCTGAATTAACATCTATGGTCCTTCATCGGTTAAAAGCAGGGACTGGAAAATGACAGCTCATGAACTAAGAATGGTtcttagctttttaaattttttttttaaatttatatttttattattgtgtgtgcatgtatacatgctgtgtgtgtgcatgcaggcctGTGTCATgccatgtgtgtagaggtcagagaacaacttttgtgaaattcgttctttctttcttcctttctatgaCTTCCAGAGATTGAGCTCAAGTCATCTTTCACTGCAagacttttacccactgagtcatctcacaaaataataatttaaacagGCTCATAACATCCAGTGAGATTGAAACAAcaattaaaagtcttccaacttagctgggcatggtaggacacacctttaatcccagcacttgggattaaaGTACTCAGCAGAGGTAGGagtacctctgtgagttcaaagccagcctggtttactgagctagttccaggaaagccaggactatgtagtgagaccctgtcttaaaacacccctcccccccaaaaatcTTCCAACTtataaaagcccagggccagatggattcagtGTAGAATTCTATCAAACTGTCAAAGAAGTAACATCAATATTCCATAAAATATTAAAGCAAGgacattttcaaattctttttatgaagtcaATATCACCCTGATACTAAAACTGGACAGACCCAACAAAAAAGAGAACTATTTCTGAAAGAACATGAATACAAAAGTTctgaataaaatacttgcaaaccaaattaaaaaatacagcaaaaagattatccaccattaCCAGGCTGCCTTTATCCCAAAGAtacagggatagttcaacatgcataaattaataaacacaatctataatggactaaacctctgaaactttaagccatTCCCCACACCAAAAGAGGATGGTGGCTGACCACAAAGGGGTGCTATGGAAACCCACACTGCTAAATTCAGAACTACCAACTCTTTGATGTCCCACTTGACAGTCACAAAGGGACTCTTTAAGAAATACCCACAAGAGAAAACAAGTTTGTTCATCCTTTGTCTAGCcattcaattttgttttctattgtgttCAGTAAAATTTTCAGTTCTAACCCTAATTGAACATAGGTAGCCTTGACTATTCTGAAATCAAGATACTCATGGAAATTTCTGAGTAGTCACAGAATGCTACAGTTATACAGATCACACATGGTGTCTCATCTCAGGGAAAGACTACCTACCTAGCCTGGTGCTGGCTCTTCCAGGAAGGGGAACCACTGGTGCTCAGAAACAGTGAGGCTGCTGGCTCAGAGTGGGTATCGAAGAACTTGGTGGAATGCCAGGAGTGAGGCCTCCAACTCGGATCACTTTTCCTGGAAAAGAATGCAGACACTGAAGGACTTCACATACTAGATACCTTCCTGTCTGAGACATCAGCAGGAACCCAACAAAGGAAAACTAGTGGCATCTGCTGGCACCCAATACACAGCATGGCTTACAGCTACTTGCCATCGTATATAGGCATGCACATTTTTTCAGATGGTTGTTAATGACCAAATTGTCATGATGTAGATTGGATATCATAGGCTCTAAGGCAGCCCttaatctttttaatttattcttccatAAATGGATAAGATTATTGTTTTGTCAATTAGAAATTTTTTAAGCATTTGAGACAATATCtaatgtaccccaggctagccttgatatctgatcttcctgcctccatctcctgattCTTCAAGTGTACTCCCCATG comes from the Peromyscus maniculatus bairdii isolate BWxNUB_F1_BW_parent chromosome X, HU_Pman_BW_mat_3.1, whole genome shotgun sequence genome and includes:
- the Shroom2 gene encoding protein Shroom2 isoform X1; translation: MEGAEPRARPERLAEVEARAAEGVRLVEVQLSGGAPWGFTLKGGREHGEPLVITKIEEGSKAAAVDKLLAGDEIVGINDVNLSGFRQEAICLVKGSHKTLKLVVKRKSDPSWRPHSWHSTKFFDTHSEPAASLFLSTSGSPSWKSQHQASSSSHDLSGSWEHTSLQRTSDHFSSVGSIDSLDHSSQLYPSGHLSSAKSNSSIDHLGGHSKRDSAYGSFSTCSSTPDHTLPKADASSTENILYKVGLWEASRPGNSRQSQSAGDPQGLQDRPCFTPRVLGNSSKSPRPEDNVEPKTTTFGRSNFGPVWYIPDKKKAPSSPPPLAPPLRSDSFAVAARGHEKARGPPFSDLASMQHFTTLPQVQPRGDRRLETTDRQWRLAHPSSGKEIGSLVYQQEGHLDCHWLSSDDRASGHSGAPGRHHFSLSSTDMRFLKSYHGSHHPRQCSDESPRVPSSPRELPHMTPGGGMQEPPAPSQDDSPAQVRWSGSTNQKLDDRGRSHYFSVPHRQPVQGNTQVVIPRGNYWHSDTTPVDLEYPLLRPMGQRCHLQQHEETLASHEREGYQQLDAGIEGCCSEIQEPPKASHTVKAGMQCPDDDFKLVDAESGRISRQRTPMLHSLTQDGTWRPENSKDCGNEKPPLLDTQMGKPTRRSDRFATTLRNEIQMRRAKLQKSKSTVTLAGDSEAEDCAGDWRADVGAVPEGSFPSTYKEHLKEAQTRVLKATSFQRRDLDPTPADQYSGQSEHRTCDHTAASCLSSFPGESDSVPRLCEAGLAKPPSSGGGVSHILRIGGRKRFTAEQKLKSYSEPEKMNEVGLSGDHSPHPNVRTPEDTVGTFADRWKFFEETSKSLLQRPSHRQAVCGLSREKAERPQTGGHECESTESWFQKRSQATSYGEILSDDRKVEKASEKLNPPRRLGTFAEYQASWKEQRKPLEARSSGRYHSADDILDAGLDQQQKPQYIHERSRSSPSTDHYSQEVPVEPNRQAEDSGGHKEALQCTLQAEEGCSAPSPSVLSSAQLQDSQHVNEDTTFPQPEAQLSSKCRQLQTSTMETSRSPSPQFAPQKLTDKPPLLIHEDNSARIERVMDNNTTVKMVPIKIVHSESQPEKESRQSLACPAELPALPSGLERDQIKTLSTSEQCYSRFCVYTRQEVEAPYRARPPEPRPPSTPAPPVRDSCSSPPSLNYGKAKEKTEDDLKSEELAREIVGKDKSLADILDPSVKIKTTMDLMEGIFPKDEYLLEEAQQRRKLLPKVPSPRVTEDKKQDSGVPGVVSLATNSAYYSTSAPKAELLIKMKDLPEPEEYSGGDLDHDLSVKKQELIDSISRKLQVLREARESLLEDIQANNALGDEVEAIVKDVCKPNEFDKFRMFIGDLDKVVNLLLSLSGRLARVENALNNLDDSPSPGDRQSLLEKQRILTQQHEDAKELKENLDRRERIVFDILATYLSEENLADYEHFVKMKSALIIEQRELEDKIHLGEEQLKCLFDSLQPERSK